Proteins found in one Molothrus aeneus isolate 106 chromosome 20, BPBGC_Maene_1.0, whole genome shotgun sequence genomic segment:
- the LOC136565265 gene encoding pinopsin — MDSTQEPPNSSTPGPFDGPQWPHQAPRAVYLGVAVLMGLVVASASVLNGLVIVVSIRHKRLRSPLNYILVNLAVANLLVTLCGSSVSLSNNIRGFFVFGERLCQLEGFMVSLTGIVGLWSLAILALERYLVVCRPLGDFRFQHQHAASGCAFTWGWSLLWTTPPLLGWSSYVPEGLRTSCGPNWYTGGSNNSSYILALFVTCFVVPLSLILFSYTNLLLTLRAAAAQQQESDTTQQAEREVTRMVVAMVVAFLTCWLPYTTFALVVATNKDVVIQPALASLPSYFSKTATVYNPIIYVFMNKQFQSCLLGMLCCGYHPRGMGKTSPAAPSPQVAAEGLRNKVTPSHPV, encoded by the exons atggacagcacccaggagcccccaaacagcagcaccccagggccCTTTGATGGCCCCCAGTGGCCCCACCAGGCCCCCAGGGCCGTGTACCTGGGGGTGGCCGTGCTCATGGGGCTGGTGGTGGCCTCGGCCTCGGTGCTCAATGGCCTGGTCATCGTGGTGTCCATCAGGCACAAGAGGCTGCGCTCGCCCCTCAATTACATCCTGGTGAACCTGGCCGTGGCCAACCTGCTGGTGACACTCTGCGGCAGCTCCGTCAGCCTCTCCAACAACATCCGCGGCTTCTTCGTCTTTGGGGAGCgcctctgccagctggaggGCTTCATGGTGTCCCTGACAG GCATCGTGGGGCTGTGGTCCCTGGCCATCCTGGCCTTGGAGAGGTACCTGGTGGTCTGCAGACCCCTGGGAGACTTTCGGTTCCAGCACCAGCACGCTGCCAGTGGCTGTGCCTTCACCTGGGGCTGGTCCCTGCTCTGGACAACCCCaccactgctgggctggagcagctacGTGCCTGAAG GCCTGAGAACCTCCTGCGGGCCCAACTGGTACACGGGTGGCAGCAACAACAGCAGCTACATCCTGGCCTTGTTTGTCACCTGCTTTGTGGTGCCCCTCAGCCTGATCCTCTTCTCCTACACCAACCTGCTGCTGACCCTGCGGGCG GCAGCGGCGCAGCAGCAGGAGTCGGACACGACGCAGCAGGCGGAGCGGGAGGTGACGCGCATGGTGGTGGCCATGGTGGTGGCCTTCCTCACCTGCTGGCTGCCCTACACCACCTTTGCACTGGTGGTGGCCACCAACAAGGACGTTGTcatccagccagccctggcatccctgccctcctACTTCTCCAAGACGGCCACGGTTTACAACCCCATCATCTACGTCTTCATGAACAAACAG ttccagagctgcctgctgggaatgctgtgctGTGGTTACCACCCCAGGGGGATGGGGAAAACctctccagctgcccccagTCCCCAGGTCgctgcagaggggctgaggAACAAGGTGACACCATCCCACCCCGTGTGA